The Geobacter sp. AOG2 genome includes a window with the following:
- a CDS encoding NADH-quinone oxidoreductase subunit N, protein MDMITIPAVSMTPILPEIFLSALAMALLLINVFVPSKQKSYLGYISFIGVVVAAILVGAGWGGPAESSFSGSVVQDNFATFFKMIFLVSAGLAILISDQYMEREGCNHGELYPLILFTVVGMMLMAAGTDLMTIFLGLEVMSVALYVLAGFNRANTKSNEAGLKYFLLGCFSTGFLLYGMALTYGATGTTRIAKIAAIVGQMTVPSANIMLVAGMLLMLTGFAFKVAAAPFHMWTPDVYEGAPTPMTAFMSAGPKAAGFAAALRIFLVALPTLQVEWSQVLWVLAVLTMTVGNITALRQDNIKRMLAYSSIAHAGYALVGFAAGNGTGTAGILFYMLSYAFMNIGAFAVIILIGKKGESNGSVMDFAGLGFKHPVLAVAMSVFLFSLAGMPPTAGFIGKFYLFSGAIQKGYIGLAIIGVLNSAASVYYYLRVMVYMYMKEPTEDFEWTRVSAPIALSLLISVAGSLIPGIVPSVILQFAEQAIKLI, encoded by the coding sequence ATGGACATGATTACAATTCCAGCCGTCAGCATGACCCCGATCCTGCCGGAGATATTCCTCTCCGCGCTTGCCATGGCCCTGCTACTGATCAACGTCTTTGTTCCCAGCAAGCAGAAGTCTTACTTGGGGTATATCAGTTTCATCGGCGTGGTGGTGGCGGCAATCCTGGTGGGGGCCGGATGGGGTGGGCCGGCTGAGAGCAGCTTTAGCGGTTCGGTTGTTCAGGATAACTTCGCCACCTTTTTCAAGATGATCTTCCTGGTATCCGCCGGTCTGGCGATCCTTATCTCCGACCAATATATGGAGCGGGAAGGATGCAACCATGGCGAGCTTTACCCGCTGATTCTCTTCACCGTGGTGGGTATGATGCTGATGGCGGCAGGAACCGACCTGATGACGATTTTCCTCGGACTGGAGGTCATGTCCGTAGCCCTGTATGTTCTGGCCGGTTTCAATCGTGCCAATACGAAGTCGAACGAGGCCGGTCTTAAATACTTCCTTCTGGGCTGTTTTTCCACCGGTTTTCTGCTCTATGGAATGGCCCTGACCTATGGTGCCACCGGCACCACCCGTATCGCCAAGATTGCTGCAATCGTCGGGCAGATGACGGTGCCTTCCGCTAACATCATGCTGGTGGCCGGCATGCTTCTGATGCTGACCGGTTTTGCTTTCAAGGTTGCTGCAGCGCCGTTTCACATGTGGACTCCCGATGTCTATGAGGGGGCTCCGACCCCCATGACGGCCTTCATGTCGGCCGGCCCCAAAGCTGCCGGCTTCGCAGCCGCCCTGAGGATTTTCCTTGTAGCCCTCCCGACCCTTCAGGTGGAATGGAGCCAGGTCCTGTGGGTATTGGCCGTTTTGACCATGACGGTCGGCAATATCACCGCGTTGCGCCAGGACAACATCAAACGCATGCTGGCCTACTCGTCCATCGCCCATGCCGGCTATGCCCTGGTCGGTTTCGCCGCCGGTAACGGCACCGGCACCGCCGGTATCCTGTTCTACATGCTCTCCTACGCCTTTATGAATATCGGCGCTTTCGCAGTGATCATCCTGATCGGCAAAAAGGGTGAATCCAACGGCTCGGTCATGGACTTCGCCGGCCTCGGCTTCAAGCACCCCGTCTTGGCGGTGGCCATGTCCGTGTTCCTGTTCTCGTTGGCCGGTATGCCCCCCACGGCCGGTTTCATCGGAAAGTTTTACTTGTTCTCCGGTGCCATCCAGAAGGGTTATATCGGGCTCGCCATCATCGGCGTTCTTAACAGCGCCGCATCGGTTTACTATTACCTGCGTGTGATGGTCTATATGTATATGAAGGAGCCGACCGAGGACTTCGAGTGGACCCGGGTCAGCGCCCCCATCGCCCTTTCATTGCTCATTTCCGTGGCCGGTTCGTTGATCCCCGGCATCGTGCCGTCGGTAATCCTTCAGTTCGCCGAGCAGGCAATAAAACTCATCTGA
- a CDS encoding DUF2288 domain-containing protein encodes MKLSKEDLALSIDEAEWNWLRAHLERGGIILVADSLDLADAALRVADDDTEIIADWISAGMIGKPTESQIHAWDGNRHKKFAMLIVSPYVLIQEKTPTFH; translated from the coding sequence ATGAAATTGAGCAAAGAGGATTTGGCGCTTTCAATCGACGAGGCAGAATGGAATTGGCTTCGCGCCCATCTGGAGCGGGGAGGCATCATCCTGGTCGCTGACAGCCTTGATCTGGCCGATGCCGCCTTGCGGGTGGCTGACGACGACACCGAGATAATCGCAGACTGGATCAGCGCCGGCATGATCGGCAAGCCAACCGAGTCGCAAATACACGCCTGGGACGGCAATCGGCATAAAAAATTTGCCATGCTAATCGTCAGTCCCTATGTCCTTATTCAGGAAAAGACTCCAACCTTCCACTGA
- a CDS encoding glycosyltransferase family 2 protein, which translates to MSRPPRVSILMPVRNEARYLPAALKSLFRQTETDWELVVVDDGSTDATPAILTAEALRDPRICVLRREGGGLVAALNEGLAACRAPLIARMDGDDICHPRRLEVQANLLDTEQEIGLTACAFRHFPRTALKQGMLAYEAWQNGLHDHETIMRDLFVESPFVHPSVMMRRDLLTNLGGYRDCGWPEDYDLWLRMAAAGTRFSRLAQALFFWRDHPDRATRTMGEYAANAFRACKLDHLISGFLAGRRTLIMAGAGQEGRAWQRLLMTKGIEVSCWLDVDPRKIGRQLHGAPVIHPHQLRLSGEMMLVAIGVRGAREEFRQLVQPMGLREGLDFICVA; encoded by the coding sequence ATGAGCCGACCGCCACGAGTTTCCATCCTCATGCCGGTGCGCAACGAGGCGCGATATCTGCCGGCCGCGCTTAAATCGCTTTTTCGACAGACGGAGACCGACTGGGAACTGGTTGTTGTTGACGATGGTTCGACCGACGCAACACCTGCCATCTTGACCGCCGAAGCGCTTCGCGACCCTCGCATATGCGTCCTGCGGCGCGAGGGAGGCGGCTTGGTTGCGGCGCTCAACGAGGGATTGGCCGCCTGCCGCGCCCCCCTCATAGCCCGCATGGATGGGGACGACATATGCCACCCCAGGCGTTTGGAAGTCCAAGCAAATCTGCTGGATACCGAACAGGAGATCGGACTTACGGCCTGCGCCTTCCGCCACTTCCCCCGCACTGCACTGAAACAGGGCATGCTGGCCTATGAGGCTTGGCAGAATGGACTCCACGACCACGAGACCATCATGCGCGATTTGTTCGTGGAATCCCCTTTTGTGCACCCCAGCGTTATGATGCGTCGCGACCTCCTAACCAACCTTGGAGGCTATCGCGACTGCGGATGGCCCGAAGATTATGACCTCTGGCTGCGCATGGCGGCAGCCGGCACTCGTTTTAGCCGTCTGGCGCAGGCACTGTTCTTCTGGCGCGACCATCCCGATCGAGCAACCCGTACCATGGGCGAGTATGCGGCAAACGCCTTCCGCGCCTGCAAGCTGGACCACCTCATCTCCGGATTTCTTGCAGGCCGGAGAACCTTGATCATGGCCGGGGCAGGCCAGGAGGGGCGTGCCTGGCAACGCCTGCTGATGACAAAAGGCATCGAAGTGTCTTGCTGGCTTGATGTGGATCCCCGCAAAATTGGCCGCCAACTGCACGGTGCTCCGGTCATCCATCCGCACCAGTTGCGTCTGTCAGGAGAAATGATGCTGGTCGCCATCGGCGTTCGCGGCGCCCGCGAAGAATTCAGACAGCTGGTTCAGCCGATGGGTCTGCGGGAAGGGCTCGACTTTATCTGTGTAGCCTGA
- a CDS encoding TSUP family transporter, with protein sequence MPALFLLPLLFLTGLIAGLVDSIAGGGGLITIPVLLGVGLPPQIALGTNKLQASFGSGSAMLTFIRSGTVRLNDCRIGIAYTAIGAVLGTITVQMLDPGLLRQIIPWLLVAIVLYTLSTPRLGYEDIHPRLKPSPFFFAAGLILGFYDGFLGPGTGSFWVMALMLGLGFNMTRATGYTKVMNFTSNVISLIVFIAGGSVLWREGLIMGTGQFVGARIGAHMVVRKGTRFIRPVFITMVLIITAKLIWQDFH encoded by the coding sequence ATGCCCGCTTTGTTTTTGCTGCCCCTTCTGTTTCTTACCGGCCTCATAGCCGGGCTGGTCGACTCCATTGCCGGTGGAGGTGGATTGATTACGATCCCGGTCCTACTTGGAGTCGGCTTGCCGCCCCAAATCGCACTGGGCACCAACAAACTCCAGGCGAGCTTCGGCTCGGGCAGTGCCATGTTGACCTTTATCCGCTCCGGAACTGTTCGGTTGAATGACTGTCGGATTGGGATCGCCTATACGGCTATTGGGGCCGTTCTTGGCACCATTACCGTGCAGATGCTCGATCCCGGGCTTTTGCGCCAAATAATCCCTTGGCTGCTGGTTGCCATTGTGCTCTATACCTTGTCGACCCCCCGGTTGGGGTACGAGGATATCCACCCCCGTCTGAAACCAAGCCCGTTCTTTTTTGCGGCCGGCCTGATTCTGGGCTTTTACGACGGTTTCCTTGGACCAGGCACCGGATCGTTTTGGGTAATGGCACTCATGCTCGGCTTGGGATTCAATATGACCAGGGCGACCGGCTATACTAAAGTGATGAATTTCACCAGCAACGTTATCTCGCTTATTGTGTTCATCGCTGGCGGTTCCGTGCTCTGGCGCGAAGGATTGATCATGGGGACCGGCCAGTTCGTCGGCGCCCGCATCGGTGCCCACATGGTCGTACGAAAGGGGACGCGCTTTATCAGGCCGGTATTCATTACCATGGTCCTGATTATCACAGCCAAGCTCATCTGGCAGGATTTTCATTGA
- a CDS encoding type II secretion system protein → MADGRWDYGGSGGTGPVPPSTTANAQQRETQLTFCKQIGVCGMLFPMKNIRNQNGFTLLAALMIVVIMGIMLSLAAQPWKTIMKREREQELLFRGLQIRNAIAAWNGQLSSDKSNKAVTPLNDLKELLDDQRSLQKKKYLRQLYKDPITGKDWTLIKDTTGVKGIIGVASTSDQTPLKTSFSEYSGLDAFAGKTKYSQWRFVYGTDPGPPSTLTTP, encoded by the coding sequence GTGGCAGATGGCCGCTGGGACTATGGCGGTTCCGGCGGGACTGGGCCGGTTCCTCCGAGTACGACAGCAAATGCGCAGCAAAGGGAAACACAGTTAACGTTTTGCAAACAAATCGGCGTTTGTGGTATGCTTTTTCCAATGAAAAATATACGTAACCAAAATGGCTTTACCCTTTTAGCCGCGTTGATGATTGTGGTCATCATGGGGATAATGCTTAGTCTTGCTGCCCAGCCATGGAAGACGATCATGAAGCGCGAGCGCGAACAGGAACTGCTTTTCCGTGGTCTTCAGATCAGGAACGCCATCGCGGCTTGGAATGGCCAGCTTTCGTCAGATAAATCAAATAAGGCCGTCACTCCCTTGAATGACTTGAAAGAACTGCTGGATGATCAGCGGAGCCTTCAGAAAAAGAAGTACCTGCGACAGCTCTATAAAGACCCCATAACCGGTAAGGACTGGACTCTCATCAAGGATACGACCGGCGTGAAGGGGATTATCGGGGTGGCCAGCACCAGTGATCAGACTCCGCTCAAGACCTCTTTTTCGGAATACTCCGGCCTCGACGCCTTTGCCGGCAAAACAAAATACAGCCAATGGCGTTTTGTATACGGGACTGATCCGGGACCACCATCAACTCTAACAACGCCTTGA
- a CDS encoding DUF302 domain-containing protein, which produces MEHTIEMRHVSLELHVEFDDFTTTLEQSLGRFGEALLKNLESDPSSVEERLMKAAGEEGLMLFNVQDHGRLLSIYGTPKRAKQYVLGNPLIAATMTRHDIRAGLYAPLRLFVYEADDLATRIEYDQPSSLFGQFHNPEVTAVARSLDAKLANLINKVELIVAAVHEK; this is translated from the coding sequence ATGGAACACACTATCGAAATGCGCCACGTCTCTCTGGAATTACATGTAGAGTTTGATGACTTTACCACAACACTCGAACAATCGCTTGGCCGGTTTGGCGAGGCTCTTCTCAAAAATCTGGAGTCCGATCCCTCTTCAGTAGAGGAACGTCTTATGAAAGCGGCGGGAGAAGAGGGGCTGATGCTTTTCAATGTTCAGGATCATGGTAGACTTCTGAGTATCTACGGGACTCCTAAAAGGGCCAAGCAGTACGTTTTGGGAAATCCGCTCATTGCGGCCACGATGACGCGTCATGATATCAGAGCAGGGCTCTACGCGCCTCTAAGGCTCTTTGTCTATGAGGCGGATGACTTAGCGACGCGCATCGAATATGATCAGCCTTCCTCTCTTTTCGGACAGTTCCATAACCCGGAAGTTACGGCCGTAGCCCGGTCGCTCGATGCAAAATTGGCCAATTTGATTAACAAAGTTGAACTGATAGTTGCCGCCGTTCATGAAAAGTGA
- the gnd gene encoding phosphogluconate dehydrogenase (NAD(+)-dependent, decarboxylating) encodes MQLGMIGLGRMGADMVRRLMRGGHDCVVYNRSPAAVAELAGEGAAGTASLDEFVARLAAPRAVWLMVPAAAVDAAIASIVPLLAPGDILVDGGNSHYHDDIRRCAELQKLGISYLDVGTSGGVWGLERGYCLMIGGEQGAVARLEPVFATLAPGNRAAPPTPGREEDTGTAERGYLHCGPSGAGHFVKMVHNGIEYGLMAAYAEGFNILRRANAGNEGQEADAETAPLRRPEFYRYDLNLADIAELWRRGSVVASWLLDLTAQALLDSPGLDGFAGRVSDSGEGRWTVSAAIDEGVPAPVLSAALYERFSSRGEADFADRLLSAMRYQFGGHREKNAGKGE; translated from the coding sequence ATGCAACTGGGGATGATCGGATTGGGAAGGATGGGGGCTGACATGGTGCGGCGCCTGATGCGGGGAGGGCACGATTGCGTGGTCTATAACCGGAGTCCCGCGGCAGTGGCGGAGTTGGCGGGCGAAGGTGCTGCCGGAACGGCGTCCCTGGATGAGTTCGTTGCCCGGTTGGCCGCGCCCCGTGCGGTCTGGCTGATGGTGCCGGCTGCGGCGGTGGATGCCGCCATCGCGAGCATCGTGCCGTTGCTGGCACCGGGCGACATCTTGGTCGACGGCGGGAATTCCCACTATCACGATGATATCCGGCGGTGTGCGGAGTTGCAAAAGTTGGGAATCAGTTACCTGGACGTGGGAACCAGCGGCGGGGTTTGGGGGCTTGAACGCGGCTACTGTCTGATGATTGGTGGAGAGCAGGGCGCGGTGGCACGGTTAGAGCCGGTGTTTGCCACCCTGGCACCCGGCAATCGCGCCGCGCCGCCTACCCCTGGTCGCGAGGAGGACACCGGCACCGCCGAGCGGGGGTACCTGCACTGCGGGCCGAGCGGCGCGGGACACTTCGTCAAGATGGTACACAACGGTATCGAGTACGGATTGATGGCGGCTTATGCCGAAGGGTTCAACATCCTTCGCCGGGCCAATGCGGGAAACGAGGGGCAGGAGGCGGACGCCGAGACGGCCCCGTTGCGCCGTCCCGAGTTCTACCGGTATGACCTCAACCTCGCTGACATTGCCGAACTTTGGCGGCGAGGGAGCGTGGTCGCGTCCTGGCTCCTGGATCTCACCGCTCAGGCGCTGCTTGACAGTCCCGGGCTGGACGGGTTTGCGGGACGCGTCTCCGATTCCGGGGAGGGGCGCTGGACCGTCTCGGCAGCCATCGACGAGGGCGTCCCGGCCCCGGTTCTTTCCGCGGCTCTCTATGAACGGTTCAGCTCTCGCGGCGAGGCTGATTTTGCCGATCGGCTGCTCTCCGCCATGCGCTATCAGTTCGGCGGCCATCGGGAAAAAAACGCGGGGAAGGGGGAGTAA
- the zwf gene encoding glucose-6-phosphate dehydrogenase: MPHAAPLEPTILVIFGAGGDLTWRKLIPALYNLYLDRLLPERFAIVGVARKHLDDGAFRRRLREGVDLFSRRGPADEVDWDRFSAHVAYLSDDLNDPASGPALSQRLEELERTWGVRANRVFYLAIPPEMVEAAAAHLQRLGVCRDCQRDRLVVEKPFGRDLATAVALDRLLSGMFAESQMYRIDHYLGKETVQNILAFRFANSLFEPIWNRRYIDHVQITVAETVGVEERGGYYDRSGALRDMVQNHLLQILCLIAMEPPISFDADEIRNKKVDLLRAIRPIRAEEVHYSAVRGQYGKGTVNGRAMPGYREEPGIPSGSITETFAAFKLYIDNWRWQGVPFYLRTGKRMPARVSEVSILFRSAPHQPFPAAAVENWQPNRLVIRIQPEEGIVTRIQAKQPGTRLQLGPVDMQFRYQDAFSVAPPEAYETLLLDVIRGDATLFMRADQVECAWKIVAPVLDAWESVPPGDFPNYPAGSWGPEAAELLIAHEGHSWLQHTLQEDRK, encoded by the coding sequence ATGCCGCATGCCGCGCCGCTCGAACCGACCATTCTGGTTATCTTCGGCGCTGGAGGAGACTTGACTTGGCGCAAGTTGATCCCGGCGCTCTACAACCTCTATCTCGATAGGCTCCTGCCCGAGCGGTTTGCCATTGTGGGGGTGGCCCGCAAACATCTGGACGACGGGGCGTTCCGCAGGCGCCTTCGGGAAGGGGTAGACCTTTTTTCCCGGCGCGGACCGGCGGACGAGGTTGATTGGGACCGGTTCAGCGCGCATGTTGCCTACCTCTCCGACGATCTCAACGATCCCGCATCCGGCCCGGCGCTCAGCCAGAGGCTGGAGGAGTTGGAACGGACTTGGGGAGTGAGGGCGAACCGGGTGTTCTACCTTGCCATCCCCCCGGAAATGGTGGAGGCCGCTGCAGCGCACCTGCAGCGGCTCGGCGTCTGCCGGGACTGCCAGCGTGACCGTTTGGTGGTGGAGAAGCCGTTCGGTCGGGACCTGGCAACGGCCGTGGCGCTGGATCGGCTTCTGAGCGGTATGTTTGCCGAGTCCCAGATGTACCGCATCGATCACTACCTCGGGAAGGAAACGGTGCAGAATATCCTCGCTTTCCGGTTTGCCAACTCGCTTTTTGAGCCGATCTGGAACCGGCGTTACATCGACCACGTGCAGATCACCGTCGCCGAAACGGTAGGGGTGGAGGAGCGGGGAGGGTACTATGATCGCTCCGGCGCGCTACGCGACATGGTGCAGAACCACCTGCTCCAGATTCTGTGCCTTATTGCCATGGAGCCGCCGATCTCATTCGATGCCGACGAGATCCGGAACAAAAAGGTAGACCTGCTGCGCGCCATACGGCCGATACGGGCCGAGGAGGTTCATTACTCCGCGGTGCGGGGGCAGTACGGCAAGGGCACAGTCAACGGTAGGGCGATGCCGGGATATCGGGAGGAACCGGGGATACCCTCTGGCTCCATCACCGAGACCTTTGCGGCATTCAAGCTCTACATCGACAATTGGCGCTGGCAGGGGGTGCCCTTCTACCTGCGTACCGGCAAGCGGATGCCTGCAAGGGTGTCGGAGGTTTCCATCCTCTTTCGTTCGGCCCCCCATCAGCCCTTTCCCGCGGCCGCAGTGGAGAACTGGCAGCCCAACCGCCTGGTTATCCGTATCCAGCCCGAGGAGGGGATAGTTACCCGTATTCAGGCCAAACAGCCGGGTACCCGGCTCCAGCTTGGTCCAGTGGACATGCAGTTCCGCTACCAGGACGCATTCAGCGTCGCGCCGCCTGAAGCATACGAAACATTGCTCCTGGACGTGATCCGAGGCGACGCCACCCTGTTTATGCGGGCCGACCAAGTGGAGTGCGCCTGGAAGATTGTCGCGCCGGTGCTGGACGCTTGGGAGTCGGTGCCACCTGGCGATTTTCCCAATTACCCCGCCGGGAGCTGGGGGCCGGAGGCCGCCGAACTCCTCATCGCCCACGAAGGTCACAGCTGGCTGCAGCACACGCTGCAGGAGGATCGAAAATGA
- the pgl gene encoding 6-phosphogluconolactonase, translating to MILVYPDLEALSRAAADLFAERVGNAIADHGRCAILLAGGETPRRTYELLADEPLRSRVPWGRLHLFWGDERSVASDDPRSNAQMVRRALLDRVPVPAGQVHPIPGDRDPRQSADEYEELLHRFFAGAPPRFDLVVLGLGDDGHTASLFPDSPVLEERERWASATRRAGEEIGRVTLTVPLINQAELVVFLVAGDDKATILREVLEEYPDPRSRPARMIRPEQGELRWLVDASAARLLHRTGKNGNLAH from the coding sequence ATGATTTTGGTCTATCCGGACCTGGAGGCCCTGAGTCGGGCCGCCGCCGACCTGTTCGCGGAGCGGGTGGGGAATGCCATCGCAGACCACGGCCGTTGCGCCATTCTCCTCGCCGGTGGTGAAACCCCGCGTCGTACCTATGAACTCCTCGCCGATGAACCGCTACGGAGCCGGGTACCGTGGGGGAGGCTGCATCTTTTCTGGGGGGATGAACGCTCGGTTGCGTCGGATGACCCCCGGAGCAATGCCCAGATGGTCCGACGGGCGTTGCTCGACCGGGTACCGGTCCCGGCGGGACAGGTACATCCCATCCCCGGTGACCGCGACCCCAGGCAGTCCGCGGATGAGTACGAGGAGTTGCTGCACCGGTTTTTCGCCGGGGCTCCACCACGGTTCGATCTGGTGGTGCTGGGGCTCGGGGATGACGGGCACACGGCATCTCTCTTCCCCGACTCGCCGGTCCTGGAGGAAAGGGAACGTTGGGCCTCGGCCACCCGGCGGGCCGGAGAGGAAATCGGCAGGGTCACCCTGACGGTACCCCTTATCAATCAGGCGGAACTGGTCGTCTTTCTCGTGGCGGGCGACGATAAGGCCACAATCCTTCGCGAGGTGTTGGAAGAATATCCTGATCCCCGCAGTCGGCCCGCCAGGATGATCAGGCCGGAGCAGGGCGAACTCCGCTGGCTGGTGGACGCTTCTGCGGCCCGACTGTTGCACCGCACAGGTAAAAATGGCAACCTGGCACATTAA
- the pgi gene encoding glucose-6-phosphate isomerase, giving the protein MTESASDTPLTSLSAWQALQTHHKTIGDVHLRQLFADDPVRGERLVLEAVGLYVDFSKHRITDETLRLLVKLADESGLRSKIDAMFAGKRINVTENRAVLHTALRAPRGAAVMVDGGNVVPGVHEVLDRMAEFADRVRDGVWTGHTGRRIKNVVNIGIGGSDLGPVMAYEALRHYSRREMIFRFVSNVDGTDFAEATLDLDPAETLFIVSSKTFTTQETMTNARTARSWLVQGLEDETAVSRHFVAVSTNRSEVSAFGIDPANMFGFWDWVGGRYSMDSAIGLSTMLAVGPENFRALLAGFHAMDEHFRTVPFERNLPVLMGLLTVWYADFFGARTVAVLPYDQYLKRFPAYLQQLTMESNGKGVTLAGVPVDYDTSPVFWGEPGTNGQHSFYQLIHQGTHLIPCDFIGFCRSLNPLGSHHDLLMSNVFAQGEALAFGKDADQVRAEGTPEWLVPHRTFAGNRPSTTMLAEELTPGILGSLVALYEHSVFTQGAIWQIDSFDQWGVELGKSLAQRIIPELGSDEPHLGHDSSTNALIRRYRRQR; this is encoded by the coding sequence ATGACCGAATCGGCGTCAGACACCCCCCTCACCAGCCTGTCCGCTTGGCAGGCTCTGCAGACCCACCACAAGACCATTGGCGATGTTCACCTCAGGCAACTCTTCGCTGATGATCCGGTCAGGGGGGAACGGTTGGTGCTGGAGGCGGTGGGACTCTATGTGGATTTTTCCAAGCACCGGATCACAGACGAGACGCTCAGGCTTCTGGTGAAACTGGCCGACGAGTCCGGGCTGCGGTCGAAGATCGATGCCATGTTCGCCGGCAAACGCATCAACGTGACGGAAAACCGGGCTGTGCTCCATACGGCGTTGCGGGCGCCGCGGGGTGCGGCTGTTATGGTTGACGGCGGGAACGTGGTGCCGGGTGTCCACGAGGTGCTCGACCGCATGGCCGAATTTGCTGATCGGGTCCGGGACGGCGTCTGGACCGGCCATACCGGTCGGCGTATCAAGAACGTCGTCAATATCGGCATCGGCGGTTCCGACCTGGGGCCGGTGATGGCCTACGAGGCGCTGCGCCACTACAGCCGGCGGGAGATGATCTTTCGCTTCGTTTCCAACGTGGACGGTACGGACTTTGCCGAGGCGACGCTGGACCTGGACCCGGCCGAAACCCTCTTTATCGTGTCGTCCAAGACCTTCACCACCCAGGAAACCATGACCAACGCCCGAACCGCCCGCTCGTGGCTGGTCCAGGGGCTGGAGGACGAGACGGCTGTTTCCCGGCACTTCGTCGCGGTCTCCACCAACAGGTCAGAGGTGAGTGCCTTCGGTATCGACCCGGCCAACATGTTCGGCTTCTGGGACTGGGTTGGCGGTCGTTATTCCATGGATTCCGCCATCGGGCTCTCCACCATGCTCGCCGTGGGGCCGGAAAACTTCCGGGCGCTTCTGGCCGGATTCCATGCCATGGACGAACATTTTCGCACCGTTCCCTTCGAGCGGAACCTGCCCGTGCTTATGGGGCTTTTGACGGTGTGGTACGCCGACTTTTTTGGAGCCCGGACGGTGGCGGTCCTACCCTACGACCAGTACCTGAAGCGTTTTCCCGCCTACCTCCAGCAGTTGACCATGGAGAGTAACGGCAAGGGGGTCACCCTTGCCGGGGTACCGGTGGATTATGACACGAGCCCTGTCTTCTGGGGGGAGCCGGGGACCAACGGTCAACACTCCTTTTACCAGTTGATTCACCAGGGGACTCATCTTATCCCTTGCGATTTCATTGGGTTCTGTCGTTCCCTGAACCCCTTGGGCTCTCATCACGACCTCCTGATGTCCAATGTCTTCGCCCAGGGCGAAGCGTTGGCATTTGGCAAGGATGCAGACCAAGTCCGTGCAGAGGGGACTCCGGAGTGGCTCGTGCCACACCGAACCTTTGCCGGGAACCGCCCCTCCACCACCATGCTGGCGGAGGAACTTACGCCGGGCATCCTCGGCTCACTGGTGGCCCTTTATGAACATAGTGTATTCACTCAGGGGGCGATCTGGCAGATCGACTCCTTTGACCAGTGGGGGGTGGAGTTGGGGAAATCCCTAGCCCAGAGGATCATCCCCGAACTTGGCTCCGATGAACCGCACCTCGGCCACGACAGTTCCACCAACGCTTTGATCCGCCGCTACCGGCGGCAGAGATAG